The genomic DNA GGCCGGGTGATTTTTGATGAAAAAAGGCACGTCAGCCCCAACTCCTGCTGCCAGCCTTAAAATGTCCTTAAGATCCAGCCCTCTGGCCCCGGCCATCTTGTTCAAGGCCAGCAGGATCATTGCTGCATTGGAACTCCCGCCGCCAAGGCCGGCCCCGGTGGGTATTTTTTTGTGCAGAAATACAGTGAGTCCGGGCCTGAATCCAGTGGCCTGAGCAAAGGCAGCATAGGCCTTGTGCAGGATGTTCTGCCTGTTTTCAAGTTCAGGAGGGCAGCATTTGAGCCTTAGCCCGGGCTGGGAATTTTCAATGATTTCAACCTGGTCCCAGGGATTGGCAAGGGGCAGGAAGATTGAGTCAATGTCATGATATCCGTCATTTCTTTTTTTAAGTATCTTCAGGTAGATGTTTATTTTGCATCCTGATCGCAGGCTGAACTGTCTGGCCATGTCTCTCCTTGTATCACCTGTCCCGGATCACTCCGGTGCAATCCGGGACAGGCCTGGGATATCCTCAGTTGTCCAGAGGTATGGTCCGGAACAGGTTTTGCCCCTGCCGGTTGATGAGGAGCATAAGCACATTTTTCGGCCTGGCATCTTCGTTCAGGATCCGGTTGAACTCCTGAACACTGTTTACCTGCCTGCCATTGGCCTGCAGAATCAGGTCGCCAGACACAATATCAGCTCTATGGGCCTTGGAGCCGGATTCCACCTGAGAAACCAGCAGTCCTCTGGGGCTGTCCAGTCCCAGGGCTGAAGCCTCTTCCGGGCTGGGCGGTCTTATGGACAGTCCAAGCTCGGTTTCCCTGGTTTCTTCGGGCTCGACCCTCTGGGTTCCGGCCAGTCGCTGGGTGTCCCTTTCACCCAGAGTAACGGAAAGGCTGACGGTTTCCCCGTCGCGCCAGATGGTTATCCGGGTTTCTGATCCAGGAGCAATACCGCCGATCCTTCTGGTCAAATCAGTGGAGTTCTCCACCGGCAGGTCATTGATGGCCAGGATGACATCTCCGGCCTGAATCCCTGCCTGTTCAGCCGGATCACCCTGGGTCACCCCGGCCACCAGGGCACCTTTGGCTTCATCCAGGCCCAGGGCCCTGGCTGTATTTTCGTCCAGATTCTGAATGGTGACTCCCAGCCAGCCCCGGCTCACCTTTTGATCTGTTTGGAGCTGCTGGATAATATCCTGGGCCATGGTGCTGGGGATGGCAAAGCCGATTCCCTGGCCAGCCGCAACAATGGCTGTATTGATCCCGATAACCTCGCCCTTGAGGTTCAGCAGCGGGCCTCCGCTGTTGCCGGGATTGATGGAGGCATCGGTCTGAATGAAGTTATCGTAGGGCCCGGCTCCGATTATTCTGCCTTTGGCACTGATTATGCCGGCGGTAACTGTATGGCTGAGGCCAAAGGGATTGCCAATGGCCACGACCCATTCACCGACCCTCAGCTTTTCAGAATCCCCGAATTTAAGGACTGGAAGATCAATGTCTGTTTCGATTTTGAGCAGAGCCAGATCTGTTTCAGGGTCAGACCCTATGACCTGGGCGTCGAAATTTCGGTCGCTTCCCTCTATCTGGAAGGTGACCTTGATCTGGTCAGCCCCGGCAATGACATGGTTGTTGGTCACAATATAGCCGTCCTGGGAGATTATGAAGCCGGACCCCAGTGAACGCTGCTCCTGGGGGCCTCTTTCCGGTTCACCAAAAAAGCGTTCAAACTGGTCAAAGAAATCTTCAAAGGGATGTCTCCGTTCCGGGAAACCGCGGAAAAATTGCCTTATGTCCGGTCGCTCCACCAGCTTGACAGTGCTGATATTGACCACTGCTTGGCCTGACTTTTCTGCCAGATCAGCAAACTGGGGAAGTCCTGCCCAGGATGTCTGGCTGAGCAGGAAAAAAGATATAAAGAAAAAAATAAAGCTCAATAAGAATCTACGCATTTGTGTCCTCCGAAAAGTCTGGCTCTGGGGCCGTTTTTGCCTGGTTTTTTCAGCCAGAGGCTGGAGCCGCCAGGGAAAGGCCTCAGAAAAAAACATTGACCGATCCCTTGAGCCGCGGCTAACAATCTGATTGAAAGATCCCTGCACTAAGCTACACTATCCTGACCTTGGCCGGATGTAAAACATTGATCATAAAAAGAGAAATTAATACCCAGTGGTTATTTGTAAAGGGCCGGCTGCCTCAGGGGGTGCGGTTCAAAGTTTAAGTTGATTTAACAGGTCTGTTTTCTTAAGTTTATAATCTTTGTCAGTTTATTTCAATAAAAATCTCATCAGAGGTCATCTATGCAGGAAAACGAAATCGTCCGCCCCTGGCTGAGCAGCTACGACCAGGAAGTCAGCCCCAGCCTAGAGTATGAAAATATCCCGGTTTACGAGTACATGGACCGGATTGCCCAGAAATACCCCAACCGCAAGGCCATAGTCTTCAACAACTGGAAGATAACCTATAAGAAGCTCAAGGAACTGACCGAAACAATGGCCGCCAACCTCAGGAGTTATGGTCTAAGCCCTGGAGACCGGGTGGCCATCATGCTCCCCAACCTGCCCCAGACCATTATTGCCTACTGGGCAGTGCTCAAGGCTGGAGGTGCAGTGGTTATGACCAATCCATTATATATGGAAAAGGAGATGCTCCATCATTTCACTGATTCCCAGGCCAAATTTCTGATCACCCTGGACCTGCTCTGGCCCAAGATATCCGGACTGCTTCCCCGTTTTGACCTGAGCAGGGTTTTTATCACCCGTATTCCGGACTGTCTGCGCTTTCCCCTGACTTTTCTGTATAATCTGAAGGCGCACAGGGACAAAAAGGTGTCCTCCATCCCCTATGACAATGAAAAGGTGATTCCCTGGAAAAAACTGGTTCAAAAGGGGGAGGTCTTTATTAAGTATACTCCTGATCCAAAAGAGGATCTGGCTGCTCTGCAGTATACCGGCGGGACCACCGGCGTATCCAAGGGAGTGATGCTGACCCACTATAATCTGGCAGCCAATGTTGCCCAGTCTGTGGCTATCCTGCACAAGGTGGGACCGGAAAACACTGTTCTGGGGCTTTTGCCCTATTTTCATATCTACGGCCTGACAGTATGCATCAATTTTGCTACAGCCATCGGAGCTACACTGGCCCCATACCCCAGGTTTGTACCCAGAGAAATCCTCAAGGCCATCCAGAAGGTCAAGCCAACTATTTTTCCCTGTGCCCCGGCAGTATTCATGGCTCTTTTGCAGCAAAAAGATATTGAAAAGTTTGATCTTTCATCGATTAACTACTGTATATCCGGTTCAGCTCCGATCCCTGTGGAGATCATTGAACGGTTCAAAAAGATGACCGGGGCTGAAATCATTGAAGGGTACGGTCTGACAGAGGCTTCACCCATCACTCACCTTAATCCCCTGCGGGGCAAGCGCAAGATCGGGTCCATTGGCCTGCCCTTTCCTGATACTGATTCGGCCA from Desulfonatronovibrio hydrogenovorans DSM 9292 includes the following:
- the ispE gene encoding 4-(cytidine 5'-diphospho)-2-C-methyl-D-erythritol kinase; this encodes MARQFSLRSGCKINIYLKILKKRNDGYHDIDSIFLPLANPWDQVEIIENSQPGLRLKCCPPELENRQNILHKAYAAFAQATGFRPGLTVFLHKKIPTGAGLGGGSSNAAMILLALNKMAGARGLDLKDILRLAAGVGADVPFFIKNHPARVQGIGEVLTPVKTDLNGLKMILICPGLHVDTAWAYSQWDIHQKNPVSAGSDSLTSLPTTDKASRLEEQPVFSNSFEEIVFKAFPEIRKIKLAMLESGAGACVMSGSGSSLTAWFRDQDRAFNACCLLDSRSIPFYYYNL
- a CDS encoding DegQ family serine endoprotease, with the translated sequence MRRFLLSFIFFFISFFLLSQTSWAGLPQFADLAEKSGQAVVNISTVKLVERPDIRQFFRGFPERRHPFEDFFDQFERFFGEPERGPQEQRSLGSGFIISQDGYIVTNNHVIAGADQIKVTFQIEGSDRNFDAQVIGSDPETDLALLKIETDIDLPVLKFGDSEKLRVGEWVVAIGNPFGLSHTVTAGIISAKGRIIGAGPYDNFIQTDASINPGNSGGPLLNLKGEVIGINTAIVAAGQGIGFAIPSTMAQDIIQQLQTDQKVSRGWLGVTIQNLDENTARALGLDEAKGALVAGVTQGDPAEQAGIQAGDVILAINDLPVENSTDLTRRIGGIAPGSETRITIWRDGETVSLSVTLGERDTQRLAGTQRVEPEETRETELGLSIRPPSPEEASALGLDSPRGLLVSQVESGSKAHRADIVSGDLILQANGRQVNSVQEFNRILNEDARPKNVLMLLINRQGQNLFRTIPLDN
- a CDS encoding long-chain-fatty-acid--CoA ligase; translated protein: MQENEIVRPWLSSYDQEVSPSLEYENIPVYEYMDRIAQKYPNRKAIVFNNWKITYKKLKELTETMAANLRSYGLSPGDRVAIMLPNLPQTIIAYWAVLKAGGAVVMTNPLYMEKEMLHHFTDSQAKFLITLDLLWPKISGLLPRFDLSRVFITRIPDCLRFPLTFLYNLKAHRDKKVSSIPYDNEKVIPWKKLVQKGEVFIKYTPDPKEDLAALQYTGGTTGVSKGVMLTHYNLAANVAQSVAILHKVGPENTVLGLLPYFHIYGLTVCINFATAIGATLAPYPRFVPREILKAIQKVKPTIFPCAPAVFMALLQQKDIEKFDLSSINYCISGSAPIPVEIIERFKKMTGAEIIEGYGLTEASPITHLNPLRGKRKIGSIGLPFPDTDSAIVDMELGTLKLPPGKIGELVIKGPQVMKGYWNRPDETAGALRNNWLYTGDIAYMDEEGYFYIVDRKKDLIITGGYNVYPREIDEVLHEHPKVKEAVSVGIPSETRGEVIKAFIVPQNGEKLTRSEIISFCREKLAGFKVPKQVEFRDELPKTIVGKVLRRALREEELEKIRKNDN